The following are encoded in a window of Telmatobacter sp. DSM 110680 genomic DNA:
- a CDS encoding helix-turn-helix transcriptional regulator, with product MSSSNLLTPRQAAEKLGISYPALKHWILAGRIQTIKTPGGHHRIPVSALQEFLPNGTAHTGSARISGRNQLAGTIVEVTVDGLLAKVVLAIGEQRITAIITADAVRELDLKPGESAIALIKATEVMIGKT from the coding sequence ATGAGTTCGTCTAACCTTTTGACTCCCCGACAGGCAGCCGAAAAACTTGGCATCAGTTACCCGGCGCTCAAGCACTGGATCCTCGCGGGTCGCATCCAGACCATCAAGACTCCCGGCGGCCACCATCGCATTCCCGTCAGCGCGCTGCAGGAATTTCTGCCCAATGGCACTGCGCATACCGGATCCGCGCGCATAAGCGGTCGCAACCAGTTAGCGGGCACCATTGTTGAAGTCACGGTGGATGGCCTGCTCGCCAAAGTGGTGCTCGCCATCGGCGAACAGCGCATCACCGCCATCATCACCGCCGATGCGGTACGAGAACTCGACCTGAAACCAGGCGAATCCGCAATCGCTCTTATCAAGGCAACCGAAGTGATGATTGGAAAAACCTAA
- a CDS encoding HAD family hydrolase: MARHIAASPVEIRCKGVLFDMDGILISSIGSVERSWSKWAEMRGVDPEYACKTAHGRRAIETAALLRPDLDSEAELKLIEDIELADGEGLAVLPGVLTMLEALPSNRWTVVTSATERLARMRLSQAGIPVPPGLITANDVTQGKPDPAPYLAGAALLGLPPEECVVFEDAESGTLAGRAAGCTVIATTFSHEAESLSAAHYLIEDVTGVQVRKLDGEQGIVLTFTPLAE, from the coding sequence ATGGCAAGGCATATCGCTGCTTCCCCGGTAGAGATTCGCTGCAAAGGTGTGCTGTTCGACATGGACGGCATTCTCATCTCTTCAATAGGTTCCGTGGAGCGGAGCTGGTCCAAGTGGGCCGAAATGCGCGGAGTCGATCCGGAATATGCGTGCAAAACAGCGCATGGTCGTCGCGCGATTGAAACGGCGGCTCTGCTGCGGCCTGATCTCGATAGCGAAGCCGAACTGAAGCTCATTGAAGACATCGAACTAGCCGACGGCGAGGGATTGGCCGTGCTTCCGGGCGTACTCACGATGCTGGAGGCCCTTCCTTCAAATCGCTGGACGGTGGTGACAAGCGCGACCGAAAGACTCGCGCGGATGCGCCTGTCGCAGGCCGGAATTCCGGTGCCCCCAGGGTTGATCACCGCGAACGATGTGACGCAGGGCAAGCCCGATCCTGCTCCATATTTAGCTGGCGCCGCTTTGCTGGGATTGCCGCCGGAGGAGTGCGTAGTGTTTGAAGACGCCGAATCCGGTACGCTGGCAGGTCGTGCTGCAGGATGCACGGTCATCGCAACCACGTTTTCGCACGAGGCGGAGTCGTTAAGCGCGGCGCATTATCTGATTGAGGATGTCACTGGCGTTCAAGTGCGGAAGCTGGATGGCGAGCAGGGAATCGTGCTGACGTTTACCCCGCTCGCGGAGTAG
- a CDS encoding glycosyltransferase family 39 protein — protein sequence MAIASKRWFYAVWVVGIGAFAVLHALNLTADFPNHTPLHIDWAKYTDEGWYGNAAIRAHLFGRWYFPGDFNPAPAVPVWPFLEWILFFFTGVSIAAARALAVAFFFANLVLTYTLLRPRGPRWMALLALSLMVTSSFLYCFSRLAILEPMLTAFLLTALNLAVRLPRMKRPMVASAIVGVLFTLMMLTKTTAIFLLPAIGWAFFAAFRATGDERISSASDQDPSRLHAWFDPRAIRCAAVALATFAVTFGAWMALVVTLGYFADYKYLLFINKYIKPTEFYWPLLSFWWSLRGLIWVDQILIPLCEVLIGAALVAAVFLRKQNGWGKRLLLDPIFGASILAAGGYILFMTYQNHPQPRYFALVAVFCFVIIAMATEAMVSAAGIMRLLGWGAVAVTAMAIVLNGLQTASYAAHPEYTFVNAALQLTAYIDQHPNGNRILVSISGDEISLVSHVEALCDDFGTLSPAFPDLPTKMAVYKPGWWATWNDIDLGTLEDIHTHYSLEQVAAFKAFDDPERNTLVLFKLHPLPGGQVRLIEGTNLQQQLPGDKIDIPLQ from the coding sequence TTGGCAATTGCGTCCAAGCGTTGGTTCTACGCGGTATGGGTAGTGGGAATCGGCGCATTTGCTGTGCTTCACGCATTGAACCTCACGGCTGATTTTCCCAACCACACACCTCTTCACATCGACTGGGCTAAGTACACCGATGAAGGCTGGTATGGGAACGCGGCGATTCGCGCACATCTCTTTGGGCGCTGGTATTTCCCGGGGGACTTCAATCCAGCGCCTGCTGTTCCGGTATGGCCGTTTCTAGAGTGGATACTCTTCTTCTTTACCGGCGTTTCCATTGCGGCGGCGCGAGCCCTGGCGGTAGCGTTCTTCTTTGCCAATCTGGTTCTTACGTACACACTTCTGAGGCCGCGTGGACCGCGGTGGATGGCGTTGCTGGCGCTAAGCTTGATGGTGACCAGTTCGTTTCTGTATTGCTTCAGCCGGTTAGCGATTCTTGAGCCGATGCTCACTGCATTTCTGCTCACGGCACTCAATCTCGCTGTGCGCCTGCCACGCATGAAAAGGCCGATGGTCGCCTCAGCAATCGTTGGAGTGCTCTTTACGCTGATGATGCTGACCAAGACGACAGCGATCTTTCTCCTCCCGGCAATTGGGTGGGCTTTCTTCGCTGCGTTTAGGGCTACCGGTGATGAACGCATCTCAAGCGCATCTGATCAAGACCCATCCCGCCTTCACGCGTGGTTTGATCCCCGCGCCATACGTTGCGCCGCGGTGGCCCTGGCAACCTTTGCTGTGACATTTGGCGCATGGATGGCGCTGGTGGTGACGCTGGGCTACTTCGCCGATTACAAATACCTGCTTTTTATCAACAAATATATAAAGCCCACCGAGTTCTATTGGCCGCTTCTGAGTTTCTGGTGGTCTTTGCGGGGCTTAATCTGGGTCGATCAGATTCTGATTCCGCTCTGTGAAGTTCTGATTGGCGCCGCACTGGTCGCTGCTGTTTTCTTGCGAAAGCAGAACGGCTGGGGCAAGCGGCTTTTGCTCGATCCTATATTTGGTGCTTCGATTCTGGCTGCTGGGGGGTACATCCTCTTCATGACTTATCAGAATCATCCGCAACCGCGCTATTTCGCACTGGTAGCCGTGTTCTGTTTCGTGATCATCGCGATGGCGACGGAAGCGATGGTTTCAGCAGCAGGGATAATGCGCCTGCTAGGGTGGGGAGCTGTTGCGGTGACTGCGATGGCCATCGTGTTGAATGGACTTCAGACAGCGAGTTATGCGGCGCATCCTGAGTACACCTTTGTGAATGCGGCGCTACAGCTGACCGCATATATCGATCAACATCCCAATGGAAACCGGATTCTAGTCTCGATCAGCGGCGACGAAATATCTCTCGTGTCGCATGTAGAGGCATTATGCGATGACTTCGGAACGTTGAGCCCCGCGTTTCCTGACCTTCCGACTAAGATGGCAGTTTATAAGCCGGGCTGGTGGGCGACGTGGAATGACATCGACCTCGGAACATTGGAAGATATCCACACGCATTATTCGCTGGAGCAGGTGGCAGCGTTCAAGGCATTCGACGACCCGGAACGCAACACTTTAGTGCTTTTCAAACTGCATCCGCTGCCTGGAGGTCAAGTGCGTCTGATCGAAGGAACCAACCTGCAGCAGCAGCTTCCCGGCGACAAAATCGATATTCCGCTACAGTAG
- a CDS encoding VCBS repeat-containing protein, whose product MLNRSTACLLLPRVRQIFILASLTPAFAMPLALAQGNPVKFVAAPTVARGGPGSGAYKAFAGRFSRNGPLDVVFSGVTDNSPNSVNFSETAINQGNGVFTTVDNHGGRANDGLTGPDFGADLNGDGITDAVTSVYNQIQIQLGSVDGTFGDASFITLDGGASPNSYAVGDFDGNGTMDMVVLTSNDTMVILFNDGAANFHPAFTYQLPAGAGEGGVLVGDFNGDKLADVALIGNGTVTLYLATHGGALTRGTTYTIGGSPVAVVDVNHDAFADLALLTPTGVQYMLGSASGQLTAGKKITVPGLTGELVFADFNNDGLLDLAIAGTSPGPSSPSFVSVYLGTSTGSFGSPTVYGIGNSPVTLMAGDFYGSGKIDLMTFDSGDAGLSLLQNIGGGHFKGAPVTHSINATGIVAGDFNRDGKQDVAVVNTPNCKAPCKGTVTVFPGTNSNYFSPGTTYAIGMHGVAIAAGDLNHDGYLDLVVVNSFPGDAADTSVLLGKADGTFQAARNYNLGSLSNDAVLIDINKDGKLDLVTAGGVALGKGDGTFAARKPFPGFGFDGTLHFAVADVNGDGKLDVVLVDSGNFGGCGSEFQVLLGDGKGGFTTGQNISNEFGQPVTSMTLARLRAGGAYDIVYSYVGGCNAQVGGETFSGVAGYIGDGHGTGTFTNEFSALSGEEFSDVILNGPVVVADFNGDGKVDIGTGTIGHFAVALGNGDETFQPQQLFTADIANQVYTVPTGQISRVVPGGIVVADFLKDGKPDVVLTSGLGVARLYNATP is encoded by the coding sequence ATGCTCAATCGATCCACTGCCTGCCTGCTGTTGCCTCGCGTAAGACAGATCTTCATTCTCGCCTCTCTCACACCTGCGTTTGCCATGCCTTTGGCGCTCGCGCAGGGCAATCCTGTCAAATTTGTCGCCGCACCAACCGTGGCACGAGGCGGCCCCGGAAGCGGTGCCTACAAAGCATTCGCGGGTCGCTTCAGCCGTAACGGGCCTCTGGACGTGGTTTTCTCGGGCGTGACCGATAATTCGCCAAATTCGGTCAACTTCTCTGAGACAGCGATCAACCAGGGCAATGGCGTTTTTACGACGGTCGACAATCACGGGGGACGAGCCAATGACGGCCTGACCGGGCCGGATTTCGGCGCTGATCTGAATGGCGATGGAATTACCGATGCTGTCACAAGCGTTTATAACCAAATTCAAATCCAGCTCGGGTCTGTAGACGGCACATTCGGCGATGCGAGTTTCATCACGCTTGACGGAGGTGCTAGTCCGAACTCGTATGCGGTGGGGGATTTCGACGGAAACGGCACCATGGACATGGTGGTTCTGACTTCGAATGACACCATGGTGATTTTGTTTAACGATGGAGCAGCGAACTTCCATCCTGCCTTTACTTACCAATTGCCCGCCGGCGCTGGCGAGGGCGGAGTTCTCGTCGGTGACTTCAACGGCGACAAACTGGCTGATGTTGCATTGATCGGAAACGGAACGGTGACGCTTTATCTGGCGACCCATGGGGGTGCATTGACCCGCGGCACGACATACACAATTGGGGGATCGCCGGTAGCTGTCGTCGACGTGAATCACGATGCCTTTGCGGACCTCGCTCTTCTCACGCCAACCGGCGTGCAGTACATGCTTGGCAGCGCAAGTGGTCAACTGACGGCGGGCAAGAAAATCACGGTCCCCGGCCTGACCGGCGAACTCGTATTTGCCGACTTCAATAACGACGGCCTACTCGATCTGGCTATAGCGGGCACGTCGCCGGGACCTTCGAGCCCCAGTTTCGTGAGTGTCTACCTGGGCACCAGTACCGGCTCCTTTGGATCGCCCACCGTTTATGGCATAGGAAACTCTCCGGTCACGTTGATGGCGGGCGATTTCTACGGCTCGGGGAAGATCGATTTGATGACATTCGATTCGGGAGATGCGGGACTGTCGCTCTTGCAAAACATTGGAGGAGGTCACTTCAAGGGTGCCCCAGTGACGCATTCGATCAATGCAACGGGCATTGTTGCCGGAGATTTCAATCGCGATGGCAAGCAGGACGTTGCCGTGGTCAACACGCCGAACTGCAAGGCTCCATGCAAAGGGACGGTCACGGTGTTTCCGGGCACAAACTCGAATTACTTCAGCCCTGGAACGACCTATGCGATAGGCATGCACGGGGTAGCGATTGCAGCGGGGGACCTGAATCACGATGGCTATCTCGATCTCGTGGTAGTCAATTCCTTCCCGGGTGATGCGGCTGATACAAGCGTGCTGTTGGGAAAAGCGGACGGAACATTCCAAGCGGCGCGCAACTACAATCTCGGCTCTCTCAGCAACGACGCTGTGCTCATCGACATAAACAAAGACGGGAAACTGGATCTGGTGACGGCAGGCGGTGTTGCATTGGGCAAGGGAGATGGCACGTTTGCGGCGCGAAAGCCGTTCCCCGGATTTGGCTTTGACGGAACTCTGCATTTTGCGGTCGCAGATGTGAATGGTGATGGCAAGCTCGATGTAGTGCTGGTCGATTCCGGCAATTTCGGCGGTTGCGGCAGCGAGTTTCAGGTGCTGCTGGGCGACGGCAAGGGCGGCTTCACGACTGGACAGAATATCTCCAACGAATTCGGCCAGCCCGTGACCTCAATGACACTGGCTCGTTTGCGCGCAGGCGGAGCGTACGACATCGTTTACTCGTATGTCGGCGGCTGCAATGCTCAGGTCGGGGGTGAAACTTTTTCAGGAGTGGCTGGCTACATTGGCGACGGGCATGGCACTGGCACGTTCACCAACGAATTCTCAGCATTGAGCGGAGAGGAGTTCAGCGATGTGATTCTGAATGGGCCAGTCGTCGTTGCGGATTTCAACGGCGACGGGAAGGTCGACATAGGCACGGGCACGATTGGACACTTTGCGGTCGCGCTTGGAAATGGGGATGAAACCTTCCAGCCACAGCAACTGTTCACGGCAGATATCGCTAATCAGGTCTACACCGTCCCGACCGGACAAATTTCGAGAGTTGTGCCTGGTGGCATCGTGGTTGCGGATTTCCTGAAGGATGGCAAGCCGGATGTGGTGTTGACGTCGGGATTGGGGGTTGCGCGCCTCTATAACGCCACGCCGTAG
- a CDS encoding carbonic anhydrase family protein, whose product MRLYALAALVLGLTASVSGAQSGAHWDYFGKTGPLGWGRLDPAYEACSKGHEQSPINIRGAHLNKGLQPIEFHYIAGAVTLENTGNTIVVHVVPGSYIMAGGIRYDLQQFEFHHPGETAVNGKLADMNVELLHKSADGKMAIIEERMAMDRGYPNAVLAMLWPHLPKKAGATEKVADMVNPGGFLPADRGYWTYMGSLPTPPCTEGVRWFVFENDLTLSLDQLRYFEILFRLNSRPLQDPHGRRIEANE is encoded by the coding sequence ATGCGCCTTTATGCTTTGGCTGCCCTGGTTTTGGGACTCACTGCGTCCGTGTCGGGCGCGCAATCCGGGGCGCATTGGGATTACTTCGGAAAGACCGGGCCGCTTGGCTGGGGGAGGCTCGATCCAGCTTACGAGGCTTGCTCCAAAGGTCACGAACAGTCGCCCATCAATATTCGCGGCGCACATCTCAACAAAGGTCTTCAGCCCATTGAATTTCACTACATCGCCGGTGCTGTCACGCTTGAAAATACCGGCAACACAATTGTCGTTCACGTGGTGCCGGGCAGTTACATCATGGCCGGCGGAATCCGCTATGACCTGCAGCAATTCGAGTTTCATCACCCCGGAGAAACCGCGGTAAACGGCAAATTGGCCGACATGAATGTTGAATTGCTGCACAAGAGCGCCGATGGCAAGATGGCCATCATTGAGGAGCGCATGGCAATGGATCGCGGCTATCCCAATGCTGTGCTTGCGATGTTGTGGCCGCATCTTCCCAAGAAGGCCGGCGCAACTGAAAAAGTTGCAGACATGGTGAACCCCGGCGGCTTTCTTCCCGCCGATCGCGGTTATTGGACGTACATGGGTTCTCTTCCTACTCCCCCATGTACGGAAGGAGTGCGTTGGTTCGTCTTTGAAAATGATCTAACCCTGAGTCTCGACCAACTGCGCTACTTCGAAATTCTGTTCCGCCTGAATTCGCGCCCACTGCAAGACCCGCATGGCCGTCGTATCGAGGCCAACGAGTAG
- the metK gene encoding methionine adenosyltransferase: MSDRFLFTSESVTEGHPDKIADQVSDAILDACLEQDPYSRVAAETLTATGLVVIAGEITTKAYVDFQSLVRGVVASIGYDNALYGFDSNTCAVISSINKQSGDIAQGVDTGGAGDQGMMFGYAVNETPELMPAAISLAHKLTHQLSKVRKNGKLPYLRPDGKSQVTVEYDENGKPSRIDAVVISSQHAENVGNDELHADVLKHVIQAVLPAKWLDEHTKYHINPTGRFVIGGPMGDTGLTGRKIIVDTYGGAGRHGGGAFSGKDPTKVDRSAAYVARYIAKNIVAASLADKAEVQLAYAIGIAEPVSVRIDTFGTGKVGEAKLTELVRKNFSLTPKGIIESLNLRRPIYKQTAAYGHFGRTEPEFTWEATDKAAALAEQAGVAAPANAK; encoded by the coding sequence TTGAGCGATCGTTTTTTGTTTACCTCTGAATCGGTCACGGAAGGTCATCCCGACAAAATTGCCGACCAGGTCTCCGATGCCATCCTGGATGCCTGTCTCGAACAGGATCCCTACAGCCGTGTTGCAGCGGAAACGCTAACAGCCACGGGCCTCGTCGTCATTGCCGGTGAGATCACTACTAAGGCCTACGTCGACTTCCAGAGCCTCGTTCGCGGCGTCGTCGCCTCTATCGGATACGACAACGCCCTTTACGGATTTGACTCCAACACCTGCGCCGTCATCTCGTCCATCAACAAGCAGTCGGGCGACATCGCACAGGGCGTTGACACTGGCGGGGCCGGCGACCAGGGCATGATGTTTGGCTATGCTGTCAACGAGACCCCCGAGCTGATGCCGGCGGCAATCTCGCTGGCCCACAAGCTGACCCACCAGCTCAGCAAGGTTCGTAAGAACGGCAAACTGCCCTACCTCCGCCCCGACGGCAAGAGCCAGGTCACGGTGGAGTACGACGAGAACGGCAAGCCATCTCGCATCGACGCCGTCGTCATTTCCAGCCAGCATGCCGAGAACGTGGGAAATGACGAGCTCCACGCCGACGTCCTCAAGCACGTAATCCAGGCCGTTCTTCCCGCCAAGTGGCTCGACGAGCACACGAAATACCACATCAATCCCACTGGTCGGTTTGTAATCGGCGGACCGATGGGCGACACTGGCCTCACCGGCCGCAAGATCATCGTCGACACCTACGGCGGCGCGGGCCGTCACGGCGGTGGCGCCTTCTCGGGCAAGGACCCGACAAAGGTGGACCGGTCTGCCGCGTACGTCGCGCGCTACATCGCCAAGAACATCGTGGCCGCAAGTCTCGCCGACAAGGCAGAAGTGCAGCTCGCCTACGCCATCGGTATTGCCGAGCCCGTCAGCGTGCGCATCGACACCTTCGGCACCGGCAAAGTCGGGGAAGCCAAGCTGACCGAACTGGTTCGCAAGAACTTCTCACTCACGCCCAAGGGCATCATCGAGAGCCTCAACCTGCGTCGCCCCATCTATAAGCAGACTGCGGCATACGGCCACTTCGGCCGCACCGAGCCTGAGTTCACATGGGAAGCGACCGACAAGGCCGCAGCTCTCGCAGAACAGGCTGGCGTAGCAGCTCCTGCCAATGCGAAGTAG
- a CDS encoding helix-turn-helix domain-containing protein has protein sequence MSTFGEELRTQRISRGIALEQITAVTKISQRHLVALEQDRFQQLPGGILSKGIVRGYVGAIGLDPHDWTDRFLKATCEKGTPVEPAADGWATFASNVGKERMERRESMEQRLRWLGAAALVALVTVLGFITVRYFGERAGWWTSIIPVPQKANAVVSHVASWMRHF, from the coding sequence ATGAGTACTTTTGGGGAAGAGCTTCGGACGCAGCGGATTTCACGCGGTATCGCGTTGGAGCAGATCACTGCCGTGACCAAGATCAGCCAGCGCCACCTGGTAGCGCTGGAACAGGATCGCTTCCAGCAACTGCCCGGCGGCATCCTCAGTAAAGGCATCGTCCGAGGTTATGTCGGGGCGATCGGGCTTGACCCGCACGACTGGACGGACCGCTTCCTTAAAGCTACCTGCGAAAAAGGCACTCCTGTTGAGCCTGCCGCGGATGGGTGGGCGACTTTCGCCTCTAATGTCGGCAAGGAGCGCATGGAGCGCCGCGAATCCATGGAGCAGCGTTTGCGCTGGCTTGGCGCAGCCGCCCTGGTGGCTTTGGTCACGGTGCTCGGCTTTATCACCGTCCGCTATTTTGGCGAACGTGCGGGCTGGTGGACTTCGATCATCCCCGTCCCGCAGAAGGCCAACGCGGTTGTCTCACACGTAGCCTCCTGGATGCGACACTTTTAG
- a CDS encoding FtsX-like permease family protein, translating into MNKLVIANLLHRPLRSLISITAVAIEVVMILSIVAIFMGMLDSQKERTNGIGADVVVMPSNASMIAGVGGAPMSAKLAGFLAGLPHVTVAAPVITDFNMSSAVEILYGIDYKSYDALRPFVFLSGGPFQTPDDVIIDDIYARSGKGYRVGDTMSIKNHTFRVCGIVENGKGGRRLVPIDTLGGLIGSEGKASVIYLKSDSPANDNLIMEEVHGTKGLANYRVQTMEDLVSQYTPSRFPGFDIALDVVISIAVIVGFLVIFQSMYTAVLERTREIGILKSLGSSKATIVSVVLRETALLATAGVVLGIAATYGVRALLHIKFSTFAFELTAGWMGRGILIAFAGAIFGALYPAWMAARKDPIDALAYE; encoded by the coding sequence ATGAACAAGCTCGTGATTGCCAACTTGCTCCACCGTCCTCTCCGCTCCTTGATCAGCATTACCGCCGTAGCGATTGAAGTCGTGATGATCCTGTCGATCGTCGCTATTTTCATGGGAATGCTGGACAGTCAAAAGGAACGCACCAATGGTATTGGTGCCGACGTGGTGGTTATGCCTTCAAACGCCAGCATGATAGCCGGAGTTGGCGGCGCTCCAATGTCAGCTAAACTTGCGGGGTTTCTCGCGGGTTTGCCACATGTAACCGTTGCGGCACCAGTGATCACGGACTTCAATATGTCGAGCGCCGTTGAAATCCTTTATGGGATTGATTACAAGAGTTACGACGCGCTCAGGCCCTTCGTATTTCTTTCCGGAGGGCCGTTTCAGACACCCGACGATGTGATTATCGACGATATCTACGCACGTTCCGGCAAGGGGTACCGCGTCGGAGACACGATGTCTATCAAGAACCACACATTCCGCGTATGCGGGATCGTCGAGAACGGGAAGGGCGGCCGCAGGCTGGTGCCCATCGACACGCTTGGCGGCCTTATTGGCTCCGAGGGCAAAGCATCCGTCATCTATTTGAAGAGTGACAGCCCAGCAAACGACAACCTGATCATGGAAGAGGTCCACGGCACAAAGGGTCTTGCAAACTACAGAGTGCAGACGATGGAAGACCTGGTTTCGCAGTACACTCCCTCAAGATTTCCGGGATTTGATATCGCTCTCGATGTCGTTATCTCAATCGCCGTCATTGTTGGTTTCCTTGTGATCTTTCAATCGATGTACACCGCGGTACTTGAGCGAACACGCGAGATTGGCATTCTTAAATCACTGGGCTCATCCAAAGCGACGATCGTCAGCGTTGTGCTTCGCGAAACTGCGCTATTGGCTACAGCCGGAGTTGTCCTGGGCATTGCCGCAACATACGGTGTACGAGCGCTGCTGCACATAAAGTTCTCGACCTTTGCTTTCGAACTGACGGCCGGCTGGATGGGTCGGGGTATTCTGATCGCCTTTGCGGGTGCGATCTTTGGGGCCCTCTATCCGGCATGGATGGCGGCGCGCAAAGATCCAATCGACGCGCTGGCATACGAGTAG